From Camelina sativa cultivar DH55 chromosome 7, Cs, whole genome shotgun sequence, one genomic window encodes:
- the LOC104699577 gene encoding uncharacterized protein LOC104699577: MQRGKENDDKRGFCRWFFRLVVVKLMASDKEGNSVTKKLIKNESKSDITIYFKQREDSDDNANPINNTSGSEKERVIMLVNGNNVPKKSISSGEQSIRRSQNGADKSQPKPLLNDINRKSHAFIESRLEKMRKGL, encoded by the coding sequence ATgcagagaggaaaagaaaatgatgaCAAGAGAGGCTTTTGTCGCTGGTTTTTCAGGTTAGTGGTCGTTAAACTCATGGCGAGTGACAAGGAAGGCAACTCTGTGACAAAGAAACTGATCAAGAACGAATCAAAATCAGACATCACTATTTATTTCAAGCAACGAGAAGACTCGGATGACAACGCTAATCCCATCAATAATACCTCAGGCTCCGAGAAAGAGAGGGTGATCATGCTTGTTAATGGTAATAACGTCCCAAAGAAGAGCATATCATCGGGTGAGCAAAGCATTAGGCGATCTCAGAATGGAGCTGATAAATCACAGCCGAAGCCGCTTTTGAATGATATAAATAGGAAATCACATGCTTTCATTGAGAGTAGACTCGAGAAGATGCGAAAAGGCTTATAG